The Nocardia terpenica genome has a segment encoding these proteins:
- a CDS encoding DMT family transporter: protein MTWAFMFGAIVCEVFGTTCMKLSDGFTRPLPAAGMALGYCGAFGLLTLALKQLPVGVAYATWAGVGTGLVALVGVALLGEPLSAAKIAGVGLVIAGVVVLNLGGAH, encoded by the coding sequence ATGACTTGGGCATTCATGTTCGGAGCGATTGTGTGCGAGGTATTCGGCACCACCTGCATGAAGCTGTCGGATGGCTTTACCCGGCCGCTACCCGCGGCGGGGATGGCCCTCGGCTACTGCGGAGCCTTCGGTTTGCTGACACTCGCGCTGAAGCAGCTGCCGGTCGGTGTCGCCTATGCGACCTGGGCGGGCGTCGGCACCGGATTGGTCGCGCTGGTCGGCGTCGCCCTGCTCGGCGAGCCGTTGTCCGCGGCCAAGATCGCCGGTGTCGGGTTGGTGATCGCGGGTGTGGTCGTGCTCAATCTCGGCGGCGCGCACTGA
- a CDS encoding VOC family protein, translated as MNGKLSANGRYARRLLGAVIVVVVLVVAVVVFIERQPRDAASASVRPSQVTLIDITSADVPRDRAFYERTFGWTLAADYPKYPILAAGDGPEIGIATLGNPEAGGLEPLYRIGTSIVFFGVPDIPAALARARELGGAVVQPPTPISTGGSFAMFTDPVGNTIALMQPGPDAVASPHANPATLIAISTPDVSGTRTFYERLFGLHLKEQSPGYPILTSGGGPDIGIALADDPAAGPARPLYQVGHPVVLLRTPSIDTTLREVIRSGGRSFEGRTPLPSGGAYGFFTDPSGNTLGLLERP; from the coding sequence ATGAATGGCAAGCTTTCTGCAAATGGCCGCTATGCGCGGCGTCTGCTCGGCGCCGTGATCGTGGTGGTCGTGCTGGTGGTCGCGGTGGTCGTGTTCATCGAACGCCAGCCTCGAGACGCGGCGTCGGCGTCGGTCCGGCCGTCGCAGGTGACGTTGATCGACATCACCTCGGCCGACGTCCCCCGCGACCGTGCCTTCTACGAGCGAACCTTCGGCTGGACGCTGGCGGCCGACTATCCGAAGTATCCGATCCTGGCCGCGGGCGACGGCCCCGAGATCGGTATCGCCACGCTCGGCAATCCGGAGGCGGGCGGCCTGGAACCGCTGTATCGGATCGGCACGAGCATCGTGTTCTTCGGCGTCCCGGACATACCCGCCGCCCTGGCGCGGGCGCGCGAGCTCGGGGGCGCGGTGGTGCAGCCGCCGACGCCGATCTCGACGGGTGGTTCGTTCGCGATGTTCACCGACCCCGTCGGCAATACGATCGCGCTGATGCAGCCAGGCCCGGATGCCGTGGCCTCGCCGCACGCGAATCCCGCTACGCTGATTGCCATTTCGACACCCGATGTGTCGGGCACGCGGACGTTCTACGAGCGATTGTTCGGGTTGCATCTGAAGGAACAGTCGCCCGGTTACCCGATCCTGACCAGTGGGGGCGGGCCGGATATCGGTATAGCCCTGGCCGATGATCCGGCCGCGGGGCCTGCTCGTCCGCTGTATCAGGTCGGCCATCCGGTGGTGCTGTTGCGGACTCCGAGTATCGACACCACTCTGCGCGAGGTCATCCGGTCCGGTGGGCGCAGTTTCGAGGGCCGCACACCGCTGCCGTCGGGTGGGGCGTACGGCTTCTTCACCGATCCGAGCGGCAACACTCTCGGCCTGCTGGAGCGGCCGTGA
- a CDS encoding Lrp/AsnC family transcriptional regulator has translation MQSNKPLDDTDWHILAELQRDGRLSYNQLARRVNLSPPAVADRVRRLEDCGVIAGYTARIDAARAGLPVLAFVHLRCALGRCLLKTSTADDFPEVVEVHKLSGSHCALLKVRAGSLRHFEGLAERIGQHGAIETHIVLSTQYEGRPVAPVEIDRPVSDPSGWPQG, from the coding sequence TTGCAATCGAACAAACCCCTGGACGACACCGACTGGCACATCCTGGCCGAGTTACAGCGCGACGGGCGACTGTCCTACAACCAACTCGCGCGCCGGGTCAATCTGTCGCCGCCCGCCGTCGCCGATCGGGTTCGGCGGCTGGAGGACTGCGGCGTCATCGCCGGATATACGGCGCGCATCGACGCGGCCCGTGCCGGGCTGCCGGTGCTGGCATTCGTGCACCTGCGCTGCGCACTCGGCCGCTGCCTGCTGAAAACCAGTACCGCGGACGACTTTCCGGAGGTGGTCGAGGTGCACAAGCTCAGCGGGAGCCACTGCGCGCTGCTGAAGGTGCGCGCCGGATCGCTGCGGCATTTCGAGGGTCTGGCCGAGCGGATCGGGCAGCACGGCGCGATCGAGACGCACATCGTGCTGTCGACCCAGTACGAGGGACGACCGGTGGCGCCGGTCGAGATCGACCGGCCGGTGAGCGACCCGTCCGGCTGGCCGCAAGGGTAA
- a CDS encoding PPOX class F420-dependent oxidoreductase yields the protein MNSFTDLGDGKYVYLTYLRKNGTPVGFPIWVARDGDRLVVWVENVDTGKVKAMRRNPGVTVAACDLRGNRRGAQIAATARILDTDETNHVRALIARKYRLPGYLAIYGNRLLRGKDTSVGIALTRADAVTTLEQE from the coding sequence ATGAATTCGTTCACCGATCTCGGTGACGGCAAGTACGTCTACCTCACGTATCTGCGTAAGAACGGAACTCCGGTCGGATTTCCGATCTGGGTGGCTCGTGACGGTGACCGGTTGGTCGTGTGGGTCGAAAACGTCGACACCGGCAAGGTCAAAGCCATGCGGCGAAACCCCGGCGTCACCGTCGCCGCCTGCGATCTGCGCGGCAACCGCCGTGGGGCCCAAATCGCCGCCACCGCACGGATTCTCGATACCGACGAGACCAATCACGTTCGCGCGCTGATCGCCAGGAAGTACCGGTTGCCCGGATACCTTGCCATCTACGGCAATCGGTTGCTGCGTGGCAAGGACACCTCGGTCGGCATCGCATTGACTCGCGCCGACGCCGTGACAACCCTCGAACAGGAGTAG
- a CDS encoding pyruvate dehydrogenase — MATVAEQLVQSLRQAGVRRIYGVVGDSLNPIVDAIRRTDGIEWVHVRHEETAAFAAAAEAQVSGRLAVCAGSCGPGNLHLINGLFDAHRSGAPVLAIASHIPSEEIGTGYFQETHPDRLFLECSHFSEMISQPTQVPRLLHIAMQTALGRGGVSVLTIPGDVSEQNAVGPTVVPVRLAAPSPAVPTSDTIAELARLLDDSERVVLFAGAGCRAAHDEVMQLAEALLAPVGHSLGGKEWIQYDNPYDVGMSGLLGYGACYDAMQAADRIVLLGTDFPYDKFLPQGRTIQIDIEPSRLGRHTPLDLAVHGDVGATIRAVLPLLRTRSDRSFLDRMLREHARKLEKVVDAYTTDIEHRTPIHPEYAAAVLDEVAADDAVFTVDTGMGNVWAARYLTPNGRRRVIGSFRHGSMANAMPHAIGAQSAAPGRQVVSISGDGGLAMLLGDLVTLSTYELPVKVVVFNNASLGMVKLEMLVDGYPDFGTDHPVVDFAAIASGCGIHAVRVDKPTDIRRALTAAFAYPGPALVDLRTDPNALSIPPKITAAQVRGFALAAGRTVLDGGVGKMLELARTNLRNVPRP; from the coding sequence ATGGCAACCGTTGCCGAACAGTTGGTGCAGAGCCTGCGGCAGGCGGGGGTGCGGCGAATCTACGGGGTGGTGGGCGACAGCCTGAACCCGATCGTGGATGCGATTCGGCGCACCGACGGTATCGAATGGGTGCATGTGCGGCACGAGGAGACCGCCGCCTTCGCCGCGGCGGCCGAGGCGCAGGTCAGCGGGCGGCTGGCGGTGTGCGCGGGGAGTTGCGGGCCCGGGAATCTGCATTTGATCAACGGCCTGTTCGATGCTCATCGCAGCGGCGCGCCGGTATTGGCCATCGCCTCGCATATTCCCTCCGAGGAGATCGGCACGGGGTATTTTCAGGAGACGCATCCGGATCGGCTGTTTCTCGAATGCAGTCATTTCAGCGAGATGATTTCCCAGCCGACGCAGGTGCCGCGGCTGCTGCACATCGCCATGCAGACCGCCCTCGGGCGCGGGGGAGTGTCGGTGCTCACCATTCCGGGTGATGTGTCGGAGCAAAATGCGGTGGGGCCCACCGTGGTTCCGGTGCGGCTGGCCGCGCCGTCGCCTGCGGTGCCGACTTCGGACACGATCGCGGAACTGGCTCGGCTGCTCGACGACTCCGAGAGGGTGGTGTTGTTCGCCGGGGCGGGTTGTCGGGCCGCGCACGACGAGGTCATGCAGTTGGCGGAGGCGCTGCTGGCTCCGGTGGGGCATTCGCTCGGGGGTAAGGAGTGGATTCAGTACGACAATCCCTATGATGTCGGCATGAGCGGGCTGCTCGGGTACGGGGCCTGCTACGACGCCATGCAGGCCGCGGATCGAATCGTCTTGTTGGGCACCGATTTTCCGTACGACAAGTTCCTGCCGCAGGGGCGCACCATTCAGATCGATATCGAACCGTCGCGGCTGGGTCGGCATACTCCGCTGGATCTGGCCGTGCACGGTGATGTCGGCGCGACGATCCGGGCGGTGCTGCCGCTGCTGCGGACGCGGTCGGACCGGTCGTTCCTGGATCGCATGTTGCGCGAGCATGCCCGCAAGCTGGAGAAGGTGGTGGATGCCTACACCACCGATATCGAGCACCGCACGCCGATCCATCCCGAATATGCCGCCGCCGTGCTCGACGAGGTGGCCGCCGACGACGCGGTGTTCACCGTCGACACCGGGATGGGAAACGTTTGGGCCGCACGGTATCTCACGCCGAACGGACGCCGCCGCGTGATCGGCTCCTTCCGGCACGGCAGCATGGCCAATGCCATGCCGCACGCCATCGGCGCGCAGTCGGCCGCGCCGGGGCGGCAGGTGGTGTCGATCTCCGGGGACGGCGGCCTGGCCATGCTCCTGGGCGACCTGGTGACGCTGTCCACCTACGAGCTGCCGGTGAAGGTGGTGGTGTTCAACAATGCCTCGCTCGGCATGGTGAAACTGGAGATGCTGGTCGACGGATACCCCGACTTCGGCACCGACCACCCGGTGGTCGACTTCGCCGCCATCGCCAGCGGCTGCGGCATCCACGCGGTGCGTGTCGACAAGCCCACCGACATCCGCCGCGCGCTCACCGCGGCCTTCGCCTACCCCGGCCCCGCTCTGGTGGACCTCCGCACCGACCCCAACGCACTCTCCATCCCGCCGAAAATCACCGCGGCCCAAGTCCGTGGCTTCGCCCTGGCCGCCGGGCGCACGGTCCTCGACGGCGGTGTGGGCAAGATGCTCGAGCTGGCCCGAACGAATCTGCGCAATGTTCCCCGGCCTTGA
- a CDS encoding TetR/AcrR family transcriptional regulator: MAPEVSRQRRRRDPAQRRAEIIAAAESIIADQGVGALTHRAVAQHAGLSPGSATYYFETIDDVLLAALQNSVDRFDDGMTQWATTFRNTDHATLLAGLVDSVMVCFGPDRNQMMVAYELTAAAMRNPALRPLAQRSIEISVARLSEVTDPDTAAALTATITGQVLNGLAAETPPTRTEVEAILARVLGPA; encoded by the coding sequence ATGGCTCCCGAAGTCAGCCGCCAACGCCGACGGCGCGATCCGGCGCAACGACGAGCGGAGATCATCGCCGCCGCCGAGTCGATCATCGCGGACCAGGGTGTCGGCGCACTGACCCACCGTGCGGTGGCCCAGCACGCGGGCCTGTCACCGGGATCGGCGACCTACTACTTCGAGACCATCGACGACGTACTGCTGGCCGCCCTCCAGAATTCGGTCGACCGCTTCGATGACGGAATGACCCAGTGGGCCACCACCTTTCGCAACACCGACCACGCCACCCTGCTCGCAGGACTGGTGGACAGCGTCATGGTCTGCTTCGGGCCGGATCGCAATCAAATGATGGTCGCCTACGAACTCACCGCCGCCGCCATGCGCAACCCCGCACTACGCCCACTCGCCCAGCGCAGCATCGAAATCAGCGTGGCCCGCCTGAGCGAGGTCACCGACCCCGACACCGCCGCCGCCCTGACCGCCACCATCACCGGCCAGGTCCTCAACGGCCTGGCCGCCGAAACACCCCCCACCCGAACCGAAGTCGAGGCAATCCTCGCCCGAGTCCTCGGCCCCGCCTAG
- a CDS encoding MbtH family protein: MATSTNPFDDEDGRFVVLVNAEEQHSLWPTFADVPEGWRVVFGEDTRAACLEYVERNWTDMRPKTLREAMNSAN, from the coding sequence ATGGCAACGAGTACAAACCCTTTCGACGACGAGGATGGCCGATTCGTCGTTCTGGTCAATGCCGAGGAGCAACATTCCCTCTGGCCCACCTTCGCCGACGTCCCCGAGGGGTGGCGCGTCGTCTTCGGGGAGGACACCCGCGCCGCCTGCCTCGAGTACGTCGAGCGGAACTGGACCGATATGCGCCCGAAGACCCTGCGGGAGGCGATGAACTCGGCGAACTGA
- a CDS encoding helix-turn-helix domain-containing protein, translating into MSSEAPGPSLPHRQMGQYLRRAREDQDLTQGQVAESLGWSVSTQSRLERGETGRIRDRDIEHLCRTLGFDDEKTAAMVGLFKQGGERRWWHAFGDVIPETFNVYIGLESNASKIEIYRPDIVPGLFQTAEYAAALDRIYFPNDSEEELQRRIELKMKRQSVITRKLNPVSIEIILSETALHPLVGSPTIMANLCRHLADLSTKPNITIRILPSSAGYPVGGPVGPFTILEFGRDKEGSLVEPTVIYVETFTGDMYLEDESDLRKYRAAWATIQRAALDAVASRRLLRQLAQRSPWREH; encoded by the coding sequence ATGTCGAGCGAAGCACCAGGGCCGTCACTGCCGCACCGCCAGATGGGCCAGTACCTGCGTCGGGCGCGTGAAGACCAGGACCTGACGCAGGGTCAGGTAGCCGAGAGCCTAGGGTGGAGCGTGAGTACACAGTCACGGCTCGAACGTGGCGAGACCGGGCGCATTCGCGATCGCGACATCGAACATCTCTGTCGCACACTAGGTTTCGATGATGAGAAGACCGCGGCAATGGTCGGCCTCTTCAAACAGGGAGGTGAGCGGAGATGGTGGCATGCGTTCGGTGACGTCATCCCGGAGACCTTCAACGTCTACATCGGTCTGGAGTCGAACGCCTCCAAGATCGAGATCTACCGGCCCGACATCGTGCCAGGACTCTTCCAAACTGCCGAGTACGCTGCCGCGCTGGATCGCATCTACTTCCCGAATGACTCCGAGGAGGAGCTTCAACGCCGCATCGAGCTGAAGATGAAGCGCCAGAGCGTCATTACACGCAAGCTCAACCCGGTCTCGATCGAGATCATTCTCAGTGAGACCGCCCTCCATCCCCTGGTCGGCAGTCCCACAATCATGGCGAACTTGTGCCGCCACCTCGCGGACCTGAGCACCAAGCCGAACATCACCATCCGAATACTCCCATCCAGCGCCGGTTATCCGGTCGGCGGCCCGGTCGGACCCTTCACGATCCTCGAGTTCGGCAGGGACAAGGAAGGCAGCCTGGTCGAACCGACCGTGATCTATGTCGAGACATTCACCGGTGACATGTACCTTGAGGATGAGTCCGATCTCCGAAAGTATCGGGCGGCATGGGCGACGATCCAACGTGCCGCGTTGGACGCCGTGGCAAGTAGAAGGCTGCTTCGACAGCTCGCACAGAGGAGTCCTTGGCGTGAACATTGA
- a CDS encoding MFS transporter — MTAIETRPGARGRMVALFLGAAAMSLAMVTASTMGTLVAADSLGPGLSGLPSAAGVVGTAAGAALLTAVMHRRGRRAGLVTGYAIGAVGGALAAVSASMIVLLVAGMVLLGVGNAAAQLSRYAAADLRPDRPGPALAAVVWAGTVGAVGGPLLLAPVSNAATTAGFSAGTGVFLVAALAVIVSAAAALSLPRAVPASPPSTTAAPLPPMRTALAAMLIAQIVMAAIMTAAPLDIHAHGHGLPTIGMVVSGHTFGMFALAPLTGLLLDRFGARRVIAVGLALLVLSCAATVLASAAGGLVLAADLFLLGYGWNLAYVGGSALITTALPPLARLHAQGAIESRIWSASALATLLSTLTFTLGGYSLLSLISLALLTIPSFLMLRSGSAVTARRKYR, encoded by the coding sequence ATGACTGCGATCGAGACTCGGCCGGGAGCGCGGGGCCGGATGGTGGCGCTGTTCCTCGGGGCGGCGGCAATGAGCCTGGCCATGGTGACGGCCAGCACGATGGGCACCCTGGTCGCGGCTGACTCGCTGGGGCCCGGCCTGTCCGGCCTGCCGAGCGCGGCCGGGGTGGTCGGTACCGCGGCGGGCGCGGCGCTGCTGACCGCGGTCATGCACCGGCGGGGTCGCCGGGCGGGGCTGGTGACCGGCTACGCGATCGGCGCGGTGGGTGGTGCGCTGGCGGCGGTGTCGGCGTCGATGATCGTGCTGCTCGTCGCGGGCATGGTCCTGCTCGGGGTGGGCAATGCGGCCGCGCAGTTGTCCCGTTACGCCGCAGCCGATCTGCGTCCCGACCGTCCCGGTCCGGCACTGGCCGCGGTGGTGTGGGCCGGGACCGTCGGGGCGGTCGGCGGGCCGCTGCTGCTCGCCCCGGTCTCGAACGCCGCGACGACCGCCGGATTCTCCGCGGGCACAGGCGTTTTCCTGGTGGCCGCCCTCGCGGTGATCGTATCGGCCGCTGCCGCACTGTCATTGCCGCGCGCCGTACCGGCATCCCCGCCGAGCACGACCGCCGCACCGCTACCGCCGATGCGAACGGCCTTGGCCGCCATGCTGATAGCCCAGATCGTCATGGCGGCCATCATGACCGCCGCGCCCCTCGACATCCATGCCCACGGCCACGGCCTCCCCACGATCGGCATGGTCGTGTCCGGCCACACCTTCGGCATGTTCGCCCTGGCCCCGCTCACCGGCCTGCTCCTGGACCGCTTCGGCGCCCGCCGCGTCATCGCGGTGGGCCTGGCGCTGCTCGTCCTGTCCTGCGCCGCAACCGTTCTCGCCTCCGCCGCGGGCGGCCTGGTCCTGGCCGCCGACCTCTTCCTCCTCGGCTACGGCTGGAACCTCGCCTACGTGGGCGGCAGCGCCCTCATCACCACCGCCCTCCCGCCCCTCGCCCGACTCCACGCCCAGGGCGCCATCGAATCCCGAATCTGGTCCGCCTCGGCCCTGGCAACCCTCCTGTCCACCCTCACCTTCACCCTCGGCGGCTACTCCCTACTCTCCCTGATATCCCTTGCCCTCCTGACGATTCCGTCCTTCCTCATGCTCCGGTCGGGCTCGGCGGTCACCGCGCGACGGAAATATCGATGA
- a CDS encoding VOC family protein yields MPTISPEATTISFTCVTIDAAHPPTLADFYSRLLGWQIHHSDDDYAMIGDGRTTLCFGAVDRHTPARWPDDPDHPKRVHFDLTVDDLAAATERALELGATVPEFQPGATPEWEGHQPWVVILDPEGTPICLNPQSPAQ; encoded by the coding sequence ATGCCGACGATTTCCCCTGAGGCCACGACGATTTCGTTCACCTGCGTCACCATCGACGCCGCACACCCACCGACGCTGGCCGATTTCTACAGCCGGTTGCTCGGCTGGCAGATCCACCACAGCGACGACGATTACGCCATGATCGGCGACGGCCGGACCACCCTGTGCTTCGGCGCGGTCGACCGGCACACCCCCGCCCGCTGGCCCGACGACCCCGACCACCCCAAACGCGTGCACTTCGACCTGACCGTCGACGACCTCGCCGCCGCCACCGAACGCGCCCTCGAACTCGGTGCCACCGTGCCGGAATTCCAGCCGGGCGCAACCCCCGAATGGGAAGGCCACCAGCCCTGGGTCGTAATCCTCGACCCCGAGGGCACCCCCATCTGCCTGAACCCACAATCCCCCGCACAGTAA
- a CDS encoding DUF397 domain-containing protein, with translation MNVDLSKAHWFKSTRSGGGKDCVEVAFLGEDLVGVRDSKNPTGPALVFTPTEWVAFTSELKDGEFDRA, from the coding sequence GTGAACGTCGATCTCTCGAAAGCTCACTGGTTCAAGTCCACCCGCAGCGGAGGTGGCAAAGACTGTGTAGAAGTCGCGTTCCTCGGTGAGGACCTGGTCGGCGTGCGCGACTCGAAGAATCCGACCGGCCCGGCCCTCGTCTTCACCCCTACCGAATGGGTCGCCTTCACCAGCGAACTGAAAGACGGCGAGTTCGACCGAGCATAA
- a CDS encoding class I SAM-dependent methyltransferase, with translation MTTDNDAAIQQWNTLPRAALEAMEPDGDFAKRHLINPVVLRMLGNVTDRRILDAGCGHGYLSRMLAERGAKVTGVEPTNTMFSYAQEKETTLQHGIHYVRADLTHLPDLGHFDAVVCNMVLLAIPDWKPAMHTCIQSLTPGGLFIFSITHPAFEQLRTTWQTHNEYRLNRYLEEYEIPNPTAPDYHRPISTYLNELTTHGCRLLELAEPGLDPELARERQSEDPGLEGYVHLPNFMIVAAERL, from the coding sequence ATGACCACCGACAACGACGCCGCCATCCAACAATGGAACACCCTCCCCCGCGCAGCCCTGGAAGCCATGGAACCCGACGGCGATTTCGCGAAACGCCACCTGATCAATCCGGTCGTTCTCCGCATGCTCGGCAATGTGACAGACCGCCGCATCCTCGACGCCGGATGCGGCCACGGCTACCTCAGCCGAATGCTCGCAGAGCGCGGAGCAAAGGTAACCGGAGTCGAGCCCACCAACACAATGTTCTCCTACGCCCAAGAGAAAGAAACCACACTCCAGCACGGAATCCATTACGTCCGAGCCGATCTCACCCACCTCCCCGACCTGGGCCACTTCGACGCCGTCGTCTGCAACATGGTCCTACTCGCCATCCCCGACTGGAAACCAGCCATGCACACCTGCATCCAATCCCTAACCCCCGGCGGCCTGTTCATCTTCTCCATCACCCACCCAGCCTTCGAACAACTCCGCACCACCTGGCAAACCCACAACGAATACCGCCTCAACCGCTACCTGGAAGAATACGAAATCCCCAACCCCACAGCCCCCGACTACCACCGCCCGATCTCCACCTACCTCAACGAACTAACCACCCACGGCTGCCGACTACTCGAACTAGCCGAACCGGGCCTCGATCCCGAGTTGGCCCGGGAGAGACAATCAGAGGACCCCGGCCTCGAAGGCTACGTACACCTACCGAACTTCATGATCGTCGCCGCCGAACGCCTCTGA
- a CDS encoding VOC family protein — translation MPFAPCLSVKDTATTLAFYANLGFDADSSTASPGDDIHMLLYKGQFCAMIYSNADLKNWLPVLADTPIGFAGMFYLAVDDIDQAYNQISTHAEIVKPMTADNNGQRMFYFRDPDGYVIGINDKAALDNSELSKYVEN, via the coding sequence ATGCCCTTCGCCCCCTGCCTCAGCGTGAAAGACACCGCCACCACCCTGGCGTTCTATGCGAATCTCGGCTTCGACGCAGACTCGAGCACCGCCAGCCCTGGCGACGACATCCACATGCTGCTCTACAAGGGCCAATTCTGCGCCATGATCTACAGCAACGCCGACCTGAAGAACTGGCTCCCTGTACTGGCCGACACCCCGATCGGATTCGCGGGCATGTTCTACCTGGCCGTCGACGACATCGACCAGGCATACAACCAGATCTCCACCCACGCCGAGATCGTCAAACCGATGACCGCCGATAACAATGGACAACGGATGTTCTACTTCCGTGACCCTGACGGATACGTCATCGGCATCAACGACAAGGCTGCGCTGGATAACAGCGAGCTGAGTAAGTACGTCGAGAACTAG
- a CDS encoding DUF397 domain-containing protein, whose product MNIDLSQANWFKSTRSSMGKDCVEVAFLDGAMVGVRDSKNPTGPALVFTPTEWTAFTGGLEDGEFDRA is encoded by the coding sequence GTGAACATTGATCTATCCCAGGCCAATTGGTTCAAGAGCACTCGAAGCTCGATGGGCAAAGACTGTGTCGAAGTCGCGTTCCTCGACGGTGCCATGGTCGGCGTACGCGACTCGAAGAACCCCACCGGCCCGGCCCTCGTCTTCACCCCCACCGAATGGACCGCCTTCACCGGCGGACTTGAAGATGGCGAGTTCGACCGAGCGTAG